The following proteins are encoded in a genomic region of Xenopus laevis strain J_2021 chromosome 3L, Xenopus_laevis_v10.1, whole genome shotgun sequence:
- the tmcc3.L gene encoding transmembrane and coiled-coil domain protein 3 isoform X1 encodes MPGSDTGIAVDRTYSDPERHRRSKIRVDRSEMNTLSLPLNIRRGGSDTNLNFDIPDSILDFHKVKLTADSLKQKILKVTEQIKIEQTARDGNVAEYLKLVNSADKQQAGRIKQVFEKKNQKSAHSVAQLQKKLEQYHKKLKEIEQNGSTSKSSKDISKDLQHSLKDVTNNSRPAGQGESSKMGVPGVSLTPPMFMFNKSREFANLIRNKFGSADNIAHLKNTLDDFHPETTSRNLSGSATIVTKAKYASDDECSSGTSGSGDSNGNQTFDTGRTNASDSHGSLSMFLEELREIKDAQSQLAEDIETLKVHFKRDYSLISKTLQEERYRYERLEDQLNDLTDLHQHETANLKQDLASIEEKVAYQAYERSRDIQEALESCQTRVSKLELHQQEQLSIQSETVNAKVLLGKCINILLALITVVLVCVSTIAKFVAPMMKSRLHIIFTFFAVTLLAIFCKNWDHIVCAIERTIMPR; translated from the exons GTGGACAGATCTGAAATGAACACCCTCAGCTTGCCTCTCAACATCAGACGTGGAGGATCAGACACTAACCTTAACTTTGATATTCCGGATAGCATTCTAGACTTTCACAAAGTCAAACTCACTGCCGACAGCTTGAAGCAAAAAATCCTGAAAGTCACAGAACAGATAAAGATTGAACAAACTGCACGTGATGGCAATGTGGCCGAGTATTTAAAGCTGGTGAACAGTGCCGACAAACAGCAGGCTGGACGTATAAAACAGGTATTCGAAAAAAAGAACCAGAAATCTGCCCACTCTGTAGCTCAGCTACAGAAAAAACTAGAGCAGTACCACAAAAAGCTAAAGGAAATCGAACAGAATGGGTCTACTAGTAAAAGCTCTAAGGACATTTCCAAAGACCTGCAACATTCTTTAAAAGATGTAACGAACAATAGCCGCCCTGCTGGCCAAGGAGAGAGCAGTAAAATGGGTGTGCCTGGTGTATCACTGACGCCACCAATGTTCATGTTCAACAAGTCCCGGGAGTTTGCAAATCTGATCCGTAACAAGTTTGGAAGTGCTGATAACATTGCTCATCTAAAAAACACTCTTGATGACTTTCATCCAGAAACCACTTCCAGAAACTTGAGTGGAAGTGCAACAATAGTCACCAAGGCAAAATATGCAAGTGACGATGAGTGCTCGAGTGGGACCTCGGGTTCTGGAGACAGCAATGGTAACCAGACATTTGACACCGGAAGGACAAATGCCAGTGATAGCCATGGCAGTCTCTCAATGTTTCTAGAAGAGCTGAGAGAAATTAAAGATGCCCAGTCACAGCTAGCTGAAGATATTGAGACGCTGAAAGTACATTTCAAAAGAGACTATAGTTTGATTTCCAAAACATTACAAGAAGAAAGATACAG GTATGAAAGGCTTGAAGACCAACTCAATGATTTAACGGATCTCCATCAACATGAAACAGCCAACCTGAAACAGGACTTGGCGAGCATTGAAGAAAAGGTTGCCTATCAGGCTTATGAACGATCTCGGGATATTCAG GAAGCACTGGAATCCTGCCAGACACGAGTGTCTAAACTGGAGCTCCACCAACAAGAACAGCTCTCTATACAGTCGGAAACTGTAAATGCCAAAGTACTGTTGGGCAAATGTATAAACATACTTCTCGCCTTAATCACAGTTGTACTGGTGTGTGTCTCAACTATTGCAAAGTTTGTAGCTCCCATGATGAAGAGCCGCCTCCACATAATCTTTACCTTCTTTGCTGTGACTTTGCTTGctattttttgcaaaaactgGGACCATATAGTATGTGCTATTGAAAGGACCATCATGCCAAGATGA
- the cep83.L gene encoding centrosomal protein 83kDa L homeolog, producing the protein METLPEMLPQMSSTLAISAADTELQKLLIDERMRCEHHKTNYQTLKAEHTRLQDEYIKSQNECKRLLVEKQNTQEKFQLMLAELRGELLDKTREAEELKLKVLSPQKLELLKIQILEEQDAPMKERYQQLEEEAEKYRGDYNKLRYELTMLRAEFDHQKEEHERVLQERRIKYEAEILQLEREKKELHDQIMSVDPTRDSKRVEVLLREKAQLYQKLKRLEAETTELRAERENYGAQAENVQRIQVRQMAENQATIRSLEAEKQSMKLQLEHLNKQLHESTEQNTILTTKLHKMEREVNALTSRSDELKYSYKMEISNIKLEAAKTKNEVERERDKVQNQVDVMHTENEILKATLDRQKEILAEKDRELIRKVQAAKEAGFQQLVTLQDERLELENRIAELERYKLEHDNQKQTEISQIEEKLHIAQTAEESTRRELQSLRSKHQQQVSYIEQLQKEKHDEEDLKQQINELKIQVTSLSESENSLLLANEKLRELVERLKLENRSARNQVEKTQNDAEKELESNQIEWLQEKHKLQKTLSELQEKYSQMKEKLQRAAAAQKKRKSLNENKCTKLQKKIELLEATKEELEAQKHVLNRQNVPHEEFGRLQKKLKDLQRRHNEFRSLILGPNIPASGLINPASFLSSTVLPGADLSFINAQEEQHQRELSLLRKRLEELETTQRKQLEELGPPFQHSKLDSSQSVSQKLTIDGED; encoded by the exons ATGGAAACCCTTCCAGAAATGCTTCCTCAAATGAGCAGTACTCTCGCCATTTCTGCTGCTGACACCGAACTACAGAAACTTCTGATCGATGAACGAATGAGATGTGAGCATCACAAAACAAACTATCAGACACTGAAGGCAGAGCATACCAg GTTGCAGGACGAGTATATAAAATCTCAAAATGAGTGTAAACGACTGCTGGTGGAAAAGCAGAACACACAAGAGAAATTCCAGCTTATGCTTGCTGAGTTACGAGGGGAGCTTTTAGATAAAACACGGGAAGCTGAAGAGCTGAAACTTAAA GTGTTATCACCTCAGAAATtagagctgctaaaaattcaaatactAGAAGAACAAGACGCTCCAATGAAAGAACGTTATCAGCAGCTGGAGGAA GAAGCAGAAAAATACAGGGGTGATTATAATAAGCTAAGATATGAGCTTACAATGCTAAGAGCAGAATTTGACCATCAAAAGGAAGAACATGAACGCGTTTTACAGGAACGACGGATAAAATATGAAGCTGAG ATTTTACAActagaaagagaaaagaaagagctCCATGATCAGATCATGTCTGTTGATCCCACAAGAGACAGCAAACGCGTGGAGGTTCTCTTAAGGGAAAAAGCTCAATTATACCAAAAGCTAAAACGCTTAGAAGCTGAGACCACTGAACTGCGAGCAGAAAGGGAAAATTATGGTGCACAGGCAGAAAATGTCCAGAGAATACAGGTGCGACAGATGGCTGAGAATCAAGCAACCATTCGTTCTCTGGAG GCAGAAAAACAGTCTATGAAATTGCAGCTTGAACATTTGAATAAACAACTTCATGAATCTACAGAGCAAAATACAATTCTGACCACAAAGTTGCACAAAATGGAAAGAGAAGTAAATGCTCTAACTAGCAGG tcAGATGAACTCAAATATTCCTATAAAATGGAAATTTCTAATATCAAGCTAGAAGCAGCAAAAACAAAGAATGAAGTGGAACGAGAGAGAGACAAAGTTCAAAATCAGGTGGATG TAATGCACACTGAAAATGAAATCCTGAAAGCAACACTTGATAGGCAAAAAGAAAtattggctgaaaaagatcgtgaATTGATACGAAAAGTACAGGCTGCCAAAGAAGCAGGATTTCAGCAGCTTGTCACACTTCAGGATGAAAG GCTGGAGTTAGAAAATAGAATAGCTGAACTGGAGCGGTATAAATTGGAGCATGACAACCAGAAACAGACTGAAATCAGCCAGATAGAAGAAAAACTGCATATTGCGCAGACAGCAGAGGAGTCGACTAGAAGAGAGCTTCAGAGTTTAAG ATCAAAACATCAGCAGCAAGTTTCCTATATAGAGCAGCTACAAAAGGAGAAACATGATGAAGAAGACCTTAAACAG CAAATTAATGAATTGAAAATACAAGTTACTTCTTTGTCAGAATCGGAAAATAGCTTGCTGCTTGCTAATGAAAAACTGCGAGAATTAGTGGAACGATTAAAACTGGAAAATCGTAGTGCAAGAAATCAAGTTGAGAAAACACAAAATGATGCAGAAAA AGAGCTGGAGTCAAACCAGATAGAATGGCtgcaagaaaaacacaaattacagaaaaccttaTCTGAACTGCAGGAGAAATACAGCCAAATGAAAGAGAAACTGCAGAGAGCAGCAGCTGCCCAGAAGAAG AGGAAgtctttaaatgaaaataaatgcactaaactTCAGAAGAAAATAGAATTGTTGGAGGCAACGAAGGAAGAATTAGAGGCTCAAAAGCATGTGTTAAACAG ACAGAATGTTCCACATGAAGAATTTGGTCGACTTCAAAAAAAGCTAAAAGACCTGCAGCGAAGACATAATGAATTTCGAAGTCTCATTTTGGGTCCAAATATTCCAGCATCTGGACTAATTAATCCAGCTAGCTTCCTGTCTTCCACGGTGCTGCCAGGTGCTGACCTCTCCTTTATAAATGCTCAG GAGGAACAGCACCAAAGGGAACTGTCATTGCTTCGTAAGAGATTAGAGGAACTAGAAACTACCCAGAGGAAGCAGCTggaagaacttggtcctcccttTCAACACAGCAAGCTTGACAGCAGTCAGTCAGTATCACAAAAACTTACCATTGATGGAGAGGACTAA
- the tmcc3.L gene encoding transmembrane and coiled-coil domain protein 3 isoform X2 — translation MNTLSLPLNIRRGGSDTNLNFDIPDSILDFHKVKLTADSLKQKILKVTEQIKIEQTARDGNVAEYLKLVNSADKQQAGRIKQVFEKKNQKSAHSVAQLQKKLEQYHKKLKEIEQNGSTSKSSKDISKDLQHSLKDVTNNSRPAGQGESSKMGVPGVSLTPPMFMFNKSREFANLIRNKFGSADNIAHLKNTLDDFHPETTSRNLSGSATIVTKAKYASDDECSSGTSGSGDSNGNQTFDTGRTNASDSHGSLSMFLEELREIKDAQSQLAEDIETLKVHFKRDYSLISKTLQEERYRYERLEDQLNDLTDLHQHETANLKQDLASIEEKVAYQAYERSRDIQEALESCQTRVSKLELHQQEQLSIQSETVNAKVLLGKCINILLALITVVLVCVSTIAKFVAPMMKSRLHIIFTFFAVTLLAIFCKNWDHIVCAIERTIMPR, via the exons ATGAACACCCTCAGCTTGCCTCTCAACATCAGACGTGGAGGATCAGACACTAACCTTAACTTTGATATTCCGGATAGCATTCTAGACTTTCACAAAGTCAAACTCACTGCCGACAGCTTGAAGCAAAAAATCCTGAAAGTCACAGAACAGATAAAGATTGAACAAACTGCACGTGATGGCAATGTGGCCGAGTATTTAAAGCTGGTGAACAGTGCCGACAAACAGCAGGCTGGACGTATAAAACAGGTATTCGAAAAAAAGAACCAGAAATCTGCCCACTCTGTAGCTCAGCTACAGAAAAAACTAGAGCAGTACCACAAAAAGCTAAAGGAAATCGAACAGAATGGGTCTACTAGTAAAAGCTCTAAGGACATTTCCAAAGACCTGCAACATTCTTTAAAAGATGTAACGAACAATAGCCGCCCTGCTGGCCAAGGAGAGAGCAGTAAAATGGGTGTGCCTGGTGTATCACTGACGCCACCAATGTTCATGTTCAACAAGTCCCGGGAGTTTGCAAATCTGATCCGTAACAAGTTTGGAAGTGCTGATAACATTGCTCATCTAAAAAACACTCTTGATGACTTTCATCCAGAAACCACTTCCAGAAACTTGAGTGGAAGTGCAACAATAGTCACCAAGGCAAAATATGCAAGTGACGATGAGTGCTCGAGTGGGACCTCGGGTTCTGGAGACAGCAATGGTAACCAGACATTTGACACCGGAAGGACAAATGCCAGTGATAGCCATGGCAGTCTCTCAATGTTTCTAGAAGAGCTGAGAGAAATTAAAGATGCCCAGTCACAGCTAGCTGAAGATATTGAGACGCTGAAAGTACATTTCAAAAGAGACTATAGTTTGATTTCCAAAACATTACAAGAAGAAAGATACAG GTATGAAAGGCTTGAAGACCAACTCAATGATTTAACGGATCTCCATCAACATGAAACAGCCAACCTGAAACAGGACTTGGCGAGCATTGAAGAAAAGGTTGCCTATCAGGCTTATGAACGATCTCGGGATATTCAG GAAGCACTGGAATCCTGCCAGACACGAGTGTCTAAACTGGAGCTCCACCAACAAGAACAGCTCTCTATACAGTCGGAAACTGTAAATGCCAAAGTACTGTTGGGCAAATGTATAAACATACTTCTCGCCTTAATCACAGTTGTACTGGTGTGTGTCTCAACTATTGCAAAGTTTGTAGCTCCCATGATGAAGAGCCGCCTCCACATAATCTTTACCTTCTTTGCTGTGACTTTGCTTGctattttttgcaaaaactgGGACCATATAGTATGTGCTATTGAAAGGACCATCATGCCAAGATGA